A part of Primulina eburnea isolate SZY01 chromosome 10, ASM2296580v1, whole genome shotgun sequence genomic DNA contains:
- the LOC140803450 gene encoding uncharacterized protein, translating to MAFRSREMMKKIVKKIGGENNLAPGVKEQLKKSVPGSKVVMGRAHRGIFAGRHIQFGNRVSEDGGNKSRRTWKPNVQEKRLFSYILDRHIRVKVSTHALRCIDKAGGIDEYLLKTPYHKMDTEMGLYWKTKIQKMYEDLGEMELVFFSPEDEASIEQQFKELKLEERATRREARRKMYGWAAKEEQTNDKSDFGYTSEEASKRNEERMLANA from the exons ATGGCGTTTAGATCACGAGAAATGATGAAGAAAATCGTGAAGAAAATTGGCGGTGAGAATAATTTAGCTCCGGGCGTGAAAGAGCAATTGAAAAAATCTGTACCAGGTAGCAAAGTCGTGATGGGCCGGGCTCACAGAGGGATTTTTGCCGGTCGACATATCCAATTCGGCAACCGTGTCAGTGAAGACGGTGGCAACAA GAGTAGGAGGACGTGGAAGCCCAATGTGCAAGAGAAGCGGCTCTTCAGCTACATCCTGGATCGTCATATTCGTGTCAAGGTATCTACTCATGCATTGCGCTGCATAGACAAGGCTGGTGGGATTGATGAGTACTTGCTGAAGACACCGTACCACAAGATGGACACGGAAATGGGCCTTTACTGGAAAACTAAGATTCAGAAGATGTATGAAGATCTCGGGGAGATGGAGCTAGTTTTCTTTTCTCCAGAGGACGAGGCCAGCATTGAACAACAGTTCAAGGAACTGAAATTAGAGGAGCGTGCAACACGTAGAGAAGCTAGGAGAAAGATGTATGGTTGGGCTGCAAAAGAAGAGCAAACAAATGACAAATCAGATTTTGGTTATACTAGTGAAGAGGCTTCAAAAAGAAACGAAGAACGGATGCTAGCCAATGCTTAA
- the LOC140802910 gene encoding topless-related protein 4-like: MAASVNREIVFLLLQFLDEGNLKMTARMLEKESGLFFNMRYFEEKINNGEWDEVESYLSSFTRVDENRHSTKMFFEIRKHKYLEALDKHDKDAAIEILTKDLKVFQALDENLYKDMTMLLTLNNFREVDKLCRYRDAKSARIVLFIQLRRLIEANPVFREKLQFPSFQNARLRTLINQGLNWQHHLCNNPRPDPYMRSLLEDHTCGQASNMQMDEAGPSNAQPSHMRTDEAGLSEAQVPLHMQINEAGPSNAQPLNSSDDLPKTVVANLSQGSAVKSMDFHSVQQTFLLVGTITGDVSVWEVGCGRMLASRNFKVWDMGSCSLQLQASLANEYSASVTCVRWSPNGNGFGVSYSKHMVQLVSYHGGDDLRNHLEVEAHVGSVNDLAFYRRNKQLLFITCGDDKTVKVWDAETGTRQHIFEGHNSPVYSVCPHIKGDIDFIFSTDVDGNIKAWLYDDGGERVDYEAPGRSCSIMTYSADGTRLFSCGTNGDGESNIVEWNDTEGTLKRKYLGLGQQTVLEKGHFDTAKNRFLAAGDEFAIKYWDMDSINLLCSVDADGGLPASPSIRFNKLGTLLAVSTNDNSVKILANAAGSQLLSIIRDQYTGTSSKAPLIVPLGPSNSGAGPSNTSAQNAPTLFLLDNVDATGKSKISGPIEITERSQLRSLKLPDRLLSVRVSCIC; encoded by the exons ATGGCGGCTTCAGTTAACAGAGAGATAGTTTTCTTGCTGCTTCAGTTTCTGGACGAGGGGAACTTGAAGATGACTGCACGCAT GTTGGAGAAGGAATCAGGGTTATTCTTCAACATGAGGTACTTCGAGGAGAAAATCAATAATGGAGAATGGGATGAGGTCGAAAGTTACTTGTCATCCTTTACTAGGGTGGATGAAAATCGTCACTCCACGAAGATGTTCTTCGAGATCCGAAAACATAAGTATCTCGAGGCCCTTGATAA GCACGACAAGGATGCAGCTATTGAGATTCTTACAAAAGATTTGAAAGTGTTTCAAGCATTGGATGAGAATCTATACAAGGACATGACTATGCTTTTGACTTTGAACAACTTTAG GGAGGTCGACAAGCTTTGTAGGTATAGAGATGCCAAGTCAGCTAGGATTGTTTTGTTTATTCAACTAAGGCGATTGATTGAGGCGAACCCTGTCTTTCGGGAGAAGCTTCAGTTTCCATCTTTTCAAAACGCGAGGTTGAGAACTTTGATCAACCAGGG GTTGAACTGGCAGCATCATCTCTGCAACAATCCAAGGCCTGATCCTTATATGAGATCTCTCTTAGAGGACCATACTTGCGGACAG GCCAGCAACATGCAAATGGACGAGGCGGGGCCGAGTAATGCACAACCCTCGCATATGCGAACTGATGAAGCGGGGTTGAGTGAAGCGCAAGTACCCTTGCACATGCAAATCAATGAAGCGGGGCCAAGTAATGCACAACCCTTAAACTCATCTGATGACTTGCCGAAGACTGTTGTCGCAAATCTGAGTCAAGGCTCAGCTGTGAAGAGCATGGATTTCCATTCAGTTCAGCAGACTTTTCTTCTTG TGGGAACGATCACCGGTGACGTTTCTGTGTGGGAAGTTGGTTGTGGGAGGATGCTCGCCTCTAGAAATTTTAAAGTTTGGGACATGGGTTCTTGCTCTTTGCAACTACAG GCTTCGTTAGCAAATGAATACAGTGCATCAGTGACTTGTGTTAGGTGGAGTCCCAACGGAAACGGATTTG GAGTTTCATACTCGAAGCACATGGTTCAGTTGGTTTCCTACCATGGTGGAGATGACTTAAGAAACCATCTTGAG GTTGAGGCGCATGTCGGAAGTGTCAACGATTTAGCTTTCTATCGTCGGAACAAACAACTGTTGTTCATAACATGTGGAGACGATAAAACAGTCAAG GTTTGGGATGCAGAGACTGGTACTAGACAGCATATTTTCGAGGGACATAATTCGCCGGTCTATTCTGTGTGTCCACATATTAAGGGTGATATTGAT TTCATCTTTTCGACTGATGTCGATGGAAATATCAAGGCATGGTTGTATGACGATGGGGGTGAAAGAGTTGATTATGAGGCTCCTGGTCGTTCTTGTTCTATTATGACTTATAGTGCTGATGGGACAAG GTTATTCTCGTGCGGGACTAATGGAGATGGCGAATCGAACATCGTGGAGTGGAATGACACCGAAGGAACGCTGAAAAGGAAGTATCTCGGGCTAGGGCAACAAACTGTCCTTGAAAAGGGGCATTTCGACACCGCAAAGAACCGGTTCTTAGCTGCTGGTGACGAATTTGCCATCAAGTACTGGGACATGGACAGCATCAACCTCTTGTGCTCTGTTGATGCAGACGGTGGTTTACCG GCTTCCCCTAGCATTCGGTTTAACAAGTTGGGAACACTGCTTGCCGTATCAACAAATGACAACAGTGTTAAAATACTTGCCAATGCTGCTGGTAGTCAACTGTTGAGCATCATTAGAGATCAATATACTGGCACATCTTCaaag GCACCTTTGATTGTTCCTCTGGGTCCTTCCAATTCCGGAGCTGGGCCGTCTAACACATCCGCACAAAATGCGCCGACTCTTTTTTTACTG GATAACGTAGATGCCACGGGGAAGTCCAAGATTTCCGGGCCAATTGAGATCACCGAACGATCTCAACTTCGTTCCTTGAAGCTCCCTGATCGTTTGTTGTCAGTGAGGGTAAGCTGCATTTGCTAA
- the LOC140803452 gene encoding phosphatidylcholine:diacylglycerol cholinephosphotransferase 1-like: MNGETTRLRSSPNRQPTPPNGVHKPPPDSPNMIQKKFSSSTILAKNVRCHVGNAHFLKWTAADVCVTARNHPVPLAFAACVLFFMVVEYTLNMVPPTAPPFDLGFVATAALHRSLASKPDLNTLLAGLNTVFVGMQTAYIIGTFVIEGRPRATLSALFMFTCRGILGYVTQLPVPQEFLSSGADFPVGNVSFFLFYSGHVAASVIASLDMKRMQRWELAYTFDGLNVLQVIRLLTTRGHYTIDLAVGVGAGILFDSLAGKYEHKKKEDGVSCKETM; the protein is encoded by the exons ATGAACGGAGAAACCACCCGCCTTCGTTCCTCTCCTAACAGACAACCCACACCCCCCAACGGCGTCCACAAACCACCCCCGGATTCTCCCAACATGATCCAGAAAAAATTCTCTTCATCCACGATCTTAGCTAAAAATGTCCGCTGCCACGTGGGCAACGCGCATTTCTTGAAATGGACGGCGGCGGACGTGTGCGTCACGGCGAGGAACCACCCCGTGCCGTTGGCCTTTGCTGCCTGCGTCTTGTTTTTCATGGTGGTTGAGTACACGCTAAACATGGTTCCGCCGACTGCTCCTCCGTTTGATCTGGGCTTCGTCGCCACCGCAGCCCTCCACCGGTCTCTTGCCTCCAAGCCCGATCTCAATACGCTTCTTGCCGGGCTTAATACG GTGTTTGTGGGCATGCAAACGGCCTACATAATAGGGACCTTTGTAATCGAGGGGAGACCAAGAGCTACGTTATCAGCACTATTCATGTTCACCTGTAGAGGAATTCTTGGATATGTCACACAGCTTCCAGTGCCTCAG GAATTCTTGAGCTCGGGTGCAGATTTTCCAGTCGGGAATGTGTCATTTTTCTTGTTTTATTCTGGCCATGTTGCTGCCTCAGTTATCGCTTCTTTAGACATGAAACGGATGCAAAGATGGGAATTGGCCTACACATTTGATGGCCTAAACGTCTTGCAAGTCATTAGGTTACTAACCACTAGAGGTCACTACACGATTGACTTAGCAGTCGGTGTTGGGGCTGGAATACTCTTCGATTCTCTGGCCGGAAAGTATGAACATAAGAAGAAAGAAGATGGTGTGAGCTGTAAGGAAACGATGTAA